In a single window of the Coregonus clupeaformis isolate EN_2021a chromosome 10, ASM2061545v1, whole genome shotgun sequence genome:
- the LOC121574956 gene encoding kelch repeat and BTB domain-containing protein 8, producing the protein MAASGDVGKLLQVQNGTPANTTYSGVDAVHACNILQQLKALYDEAQLTDIVVEVDHGKRFSCHRNVLAAISPYFRSMFTSGLTESSQREVRLVGVESESMHLVLDYAYTSRVMLSESNVQALFTAASIFQIPALQDQCAQFMISRLDPQNCTGVYMFADAYGHQLLRERSQDYIRKKFLCVAREQEFLQLTKEQLVSILNNDDLNVEKEEHVYESIVRWLEHDSPRREAHLAEVFSQCIRLPLLDDSFLSRIPAPFACALSLSREPAEAKARLNGCSQRLGMTASEMVICFDAAHKHSGKKQTVPCLDTAAGRLFKLCKPPNDLREVGILVSSENDIFIAGGYRPSNSEVSIDHRAESDFWQYEHAGNRWLARSPMLRARIGCRLVHCCGKLYALGGRVYEGDGRNALRSVECYDARDNCWTAVSPMPVAMEFHSAVEYRDRIYILQDEYFFCFDPRKDYWGHLSPMSVPRSQGLVALHKNCIYYIAGICRNHQRTFTMEVYDIEQNTWARKKDLPFDQATSPYIKALLLQGKLHLFVRATQVMVEEHVFRTSRKNSLYQYDDKADAWTKVYETPDRLWDLGRHFECVVAKLYPQCLQKVL; encoded by the exons ATGGCTGCCAGTGGAG ACGTAGGCAAGCTGTTACAAGTACAGAATGGCACTCCTGCAAACACGACCTACAGTGGGGTTGATGCCGTTCATGCCTGTAACATCCTCCAGCAGCTCAAAGCCTTGTATGATGAAGCACAGCTCACAGACATTGTCGTTGAGGTGGACCATGGCAAAAGATTTTCGTGTCACCGAAATGTCCTTGCAGCAATCAGCCCTTACTTTAG GTCCATGTTCACCAGTGGCCTTACAGAGAGCAGCCAGAGGGAGGTGCGGCTCGTCGGGGTTGAGTCTGAGTCCATGCACCTGGTCCTGGACTATGCCTACACGTCCAGAGTCATGCTCTCCGAGTCCAATGTCCAGGCCCTGTTCACGGCAGCCAGCATCTTCCAGATCCCAGCCCTGCAGGACCAGTGTGCCCAGTTCATGATCAGCCGCCTGGACCCCCAGAACTGCACCGGGGTCTACATGTTCGCAGACGCCTATGGCCACCAGTTGCTGAGGGAGCGCTCCCAGGACTACATACGCAAGAAG TTCCTGTGTGTGGCAAGGGAGCAGGAGTTCCTCCAGCTCACCAAGGAGCAGCTGGTGAGCATCCTGAACAACGATGACCTGAACGTGGAGAAGGAAGAGCATGTGTATGAGAGCATCGTGCGCTGGCTGGAGCACGACAGCCCTCGCAGGGAGGCCCACCTTGCTGAGGTGTTCTCTCAATGCATCCGACTGCCCCTCCTGGATGATTCTTTTCTCAGCCGCATCCCGGCCCCCTTCGCCTGCGCCCTCTCCCTGTCCAGAGAACCTGCCGAAGCCAAGGCACGTCTCAACGGCTGCTCTCAGCGCCTGGGCATGACCGCCTCCGAGATGGTCATCTGCTTTGACGCAGCACACAAACACTCAGGGAAGAAGCAAACCGTGCCTTGCTTGGACACTGCTGCTGGGAGGTTGTTCAAGCTCTGCAAGCCCCCCAATGACCTGCGGGAGGTGGGCATCCTGGTGTCATCAGAGAACGACATCTTCATCGCCGGGGGCTACCGCCCTAGCAACAGCGAGGTGTCCATTGACCACCGGGCGGAGAGCGACTTCTGGCAGTACGAGCATGCAGGGAACCGTTGGCTGGCGCGTTCGCCCATGCTGCGGGCCCGGATCGGCTGCAGGCTGGTCCACTGCTGTGGGAAGCTGTACGCCCTGGGGGGCCGTGTGTACGAAGGGGACGGAAGGAATGCACTGAGGTCAGTGGAGTGCTACGATGCCAGGGATAACTGCTGGACCGCCGTCAGCCCCATGCCTGTAGCCATGGAGTTCCACAGCGCTGTGGAGTACAGAGACCGCATCTACATCCTCCAAG ATGAATACTTCTTCTGTTTCGACCCTCGCAAGGACTACTGGGGCCACTTGTCCCCCATGAGTGTCCCCCGGAGCCAGGGTCTGGTTGCCTTACACAAGAACTGCATCTACTACATCGCTGGCATCTGCAGGAACCACCAGCGCACCTTCACCATGGAGGTCTACGACATCGAGCAGAACACCTGGGCCCGCAAGAAGGACCTTCCCTTCGACCAGGCCACCAGCCCCTACATCAAGGCCCTGCTCCTCCAGGGCAAGCTGCACCTGTTTGTCCGAGCCACGCAGGTCATGGTGGAGGAACACGTGTTCCGTACCAGCAGGAAGAACTCCCTCTACCAGTACGACGACAAGGCGGACGCGTGGACCAAAGTCTACGAGACGCCTGACCGCCTCTGGGACCTGGGCCGCCATTTTGAGTGTGTGGTGGCCAAACTGTACCCACAATGTCTTCAGAAAGTGCTCTGA